A genomic window from Archocentrus centrarchus isolate MPI-CPG fArcCen1 chromosome 2, fArcCen1, whole genome shotgun sequence includes:
- the pjvk gene encoding pejvakin isoform X1 has protein sequence MFAAATKNFVKQVGDTGRLIPVPSLSEADHYQPLSLVTRKRKKLFWKKDKYATTPFSLKDILVGEKEITAGVSSYQLLNYEDKSDVALDGRLGNHIINNFGLNISGSDSVAVKASFGIVTKHELEVPTLLRELNSRKVDLDHCLVRQSKESRRSVLCVVVESIRTTRQCSLSVHAGMRGTTMRFQIDDGRNPKGQDKAIVIPAHTTIAFSICELFVRLDGRLDICVAPESQGGFEREQIREQLGGFINRFSMGQLRRFLSGIIYGNPFRADDRTFEELTHSDTYMDDMVTDYYEKAASMTDISTAYLRESSHTRVNLLKHNIPKGPCVLCGMGNQRRETVYGCLECSTGGQKYVRLHAVPCFDLWHKTLR, from the exons ATGTTTGCAGCAGCCACCAAAAACTTTGTGAAGCAGGTGGGAGACACAGGGAGGTTGATCCCAGTCCCGAGCCTGAGTGAGGCTGACCACTACCAGCCCCTCAGCCTGGTTaccagaaagaggaagaagcttTTCTGGAAGAAGGACAAATATGCAACAACACCTTTCTCTCTAAAAGACATCCTGGTGGGTGAAAAAGAGATCACAGCAG gGGTGTCCTCTTACCAGCTCCTCAACTATGAGGACAAATCTGACGTAGCTCTCGACGGTCGGTTAGGGAACCACATCATTAACAATTTTGGGCTCAACATCAGTGGGTCAGACTCAGTGGCAGTCAAAGCCTCCTTTGGGATCGTGACCAAACATGAGCTGGAGGTGCCCACGTTACTGCGTGAACTCAACTCCAG GAAAGTGGACCTGGATCACTGCCTGGTTCGTCAGTCTAAGGAGAGCAGACGTAGTGTCCTCTGTGTCGTCGTGGAGAGTATTCGCACCACTCGTCAGTGCTCTCTGAGCGTCCATGCTGGCATGAGAGGGACCACCATGAGG TTTCAGATAGACGATGGCAGAAACCCCAAAGGTCAAGACAAGGCCATTGTCATCCCAGCTCACACCACCATCGCCTTCAGCATCTGTGAGCTGTTTGTTCGACTGGATGGACGGCTTG ATATTTGCGTGGCCCCAGAGTCACAAGGAGGATTTGAACGGGAGCAGATCAGGGAGCAGCTCGGTGGTTTCATCAATCGCTTCTCCATGGGGCAACTGCGCCGTTTCCTTTCTGGGATCATCTATGGAAACCCCTTTAGAGCAG ATGACCGAACATTTGAAGAGCTCACCCACTCTGACACCTACATGGACGACATGGTGACCGACTACTACGAGAAGGCTGCCAGCATGACGGACATCTCCACCGCTTACTTGAGGGAAAGCTCCCATACACGGGTCAACCTCCTTAAACACAACATCCCCAAGGGCCCTTGTGTGCTCTGCGGGATGGGAAACCAGAGGCGGGAGACTGTGTACGGCTGCCTAGAGTGCTCGACCGGGGGCCAGAAATATGTCCGGCTGCATGCGGTACCCTGTTTCGATCTGTGGCACAAAACCTTGAGGtga
- the pjvk gene encoding pejvakin isoform X2, which yields MFAAATKNFVKQVGDTGRLIPVPSLSEADHYQPLSLVTRKRKKLFWKKDKYATTPFSLKDILVGEKEITAGVSSYQLLNYEDKSDVALDGRLGNHIINNFGLNISGSDSVAVKASFGIVTKHELEVPTLLRELNSRKVDLDHCLVRQSKESRRSVLCVVVESIRTTRQCSLSVHAGMRGTTMRFQIDDGRNPKGQDKAIVIPAHTTIAFSICELFVRLDGRLDDRTFEELTHSDTYMDDMVTDYYEKAASMTDISTAYLRESSHTRVNLLKHNIPKGPCVLCGMGNQRRETVYGCLECSTGGQKYVRLHAVPCFDLWHKTLR from the exons ATGTTTGCAGCAGCCACCAAAAACTTTGTGAAGCAGGTGGGAGACACAGGGAGGTTGATCCCAGTCCCGAGCCTGAGTGAGGCTGACCACTACCAGCCCCTCAGCCTGGTTaccagaaagaggaagaagcttTTCTGGAAGAAGGACAAATATGCAACAACACCTTTCTCTCTAAAAGACATCCTGGTGGGTGAAAAAGAGATCACAGCAG gGGTGTCCTCTTACCAGCTCCTCAACTATGAGGACAAATCTGACGTAGCTCTCGACGGTCGGTTAGGGAACCACATCATTAACAATTTTGGGCTCAACATCAGTGGGTCAGACTCAGTGGCAGTCAAAGCCTCCTTTGGGATCGTGACCAAACATGAGCTGGAGGTGCCCACGTTACTGCGTGAACTCAACTCCAG GAAAGTGGACCTGGATCACTGCCTGGTTCGTCAGTCTAAGGAGAGCAGACGTAGTGTCCTCTGTGTCGTCGTGGAGAGTATTCGCACCACTCGTCAGTGCTCTCTGAGCGTCCATGCTGGCATGAGAGGGACCACCATGAGG TTTCAGATAGACGATGGCAGAAACCCCAAAGGTCAAGACAAGGCCATTGTCATCCCAGCTCACACCACCATCGCCTTCAGCATCTGTGAGCTGTTTGTTCGACTGGATGGACGGCTTG ATGACCGAACATTTGAAGAGCTCACCCACTCTGACACCTACATGGACGACATGGTGACCGACTACTACGAGAAGGCTGCCAGCATGACGGACATCTCCACCGCTTACTTGAGGGAAAGCTCCCATACACGGGTCAACCTCCTTAAACACAACATCCCCAAGGGCCCTTGTGTGCTCTGCGGGATGGGAAACCAGAGGCGGGAGACTGTGTACGGCTGCCTAGAGTGCTCGACCGGGGGCCAGAAATATGTCCGGCTGCATGCGGTACCCTGTTTCGATCTGTGGCACAAAACCTTGAGGtga